From Streptomyces sp. TLI_235, a single genomic window includes:
- a CDS encoding spermidine/putrescine ABC transporter ATP-binding subunit, with translation MTDQATATTAQATGPAATPAGGDVRLTGISKTYGSSTAVHPLDLTVPQGSFFALLGASGCGKTTTLRMIAGLEDPTTGTVLIGGQDVTALPPYKRPVNTVFQSYALFPHLDIYENVAFGLRRRGKKDVKKQVEDMLELVELGPLARRKPHQLSGGQQQRVAVARALINHPQVLLLDEPLGALDLKLRRQMQLELKRIQTEVGITFVHVTHDQEEAMTMADTIAVMNAGRIEQLGAPADLYENPATTFVANFLGQSNLIAAEVTGTSGDELLLSAGGTRLAVPRARCASDAGKLHLGVRPEKITIAHSSADVPEDRNRLVGTVVDSSFIGVSTQYTVRTGTGQDITVFEQNMERDSRIVPGASVQVHWNPAHSFALDASQAIDAGTAEEDA, from the coding sequence ATGACCGACCAGGCGACCGCCACCACCGCGCAGGCCACCGGCCCCGCGGCAACCCCCGCGGGCGGCGACGTCCGTCTCACCGGCATCAGCAAGACCTACGGCAGCTCCACCGCCGTCCACCCGCTCGACCTGACCGTCCCCCAGGGCTCCTTCTTCGCCCTGCTCGGCGCGTCCGGCTGCGGCAAGACCACCACCCTGCGCATGATCGCCGGCCTGGAGGACCCGACCACCGGCACCGTCCTCATCGGCGGCCAGGACGTCACCGCCCTGCCCCCGTACAAGCGGCCGGTCAACACCGTCTTCCAGAGCTACGCGCTCTTCCCGCACCTCGACATCTACGAGAACGTCGCCTTCGGCCTGCGCCGGCGCGGCAAGAAGGACGTCAAGAAGCAGGTCGAGGACATGCTGGAGCTGGTCGAACTCGGCCCGCTCGCCCGCCGAAAGCCGCACCAGCTCTCCGGCGGCCAGCAGCAGCGCGTCGCCGTCGCCCGCGCCCTCATCAACCACCCCCAGGTCCTGCTGCTCGACGAACCGCTCGGCGCCCTCGACCTCAAGCTCCGCCGTCAGATGCAGCTCGAACTCAAGCGCATCCAGACCGAGGTCGGCATCACCTTCGTCCACGTCACCCACGACCAGGAAGAGGCCATGACCATGGCCGACACCATCGCGGTCATGAACGCCGGACGCATCGAACAACTCGGCGCCCCCGCCGACCTCTACGAGAACCCCGCCACCACCTTCGTCGCCAACTTCCTCGGCCAGTCCAACCTCATAGCCGCCGAGGTCACCGGCACCTCCGGCGACGAGCTCCTGCTCAGCGCCGGCGGCACCCGCCTCGCCGTCCCCCGCGCCCGCTGCGCGAGCGACGCAGGCAAGCTCCACCTCGGCGTCCGCCCGGAGAAGATCACCATCGCGCACTCCTCCGCGGACGTCCCGGAGGACCGCAACCGCCTCGTCGGCACCGTCGTCGACTCCAGCTTCATCGGCGTCTCCACCCAGTACACCGTCCGCACCGGCACCGGCCAGGACATCACCGTCTTCGAGCAGAACATGGAGCGGGACAGCCGGATCGTCCCCGGCGCCTCCGTCCAGGTCCACTGGAACCCGGCCCACTCCTTCGCCCTCGACGCCTCCCAGGCGATCGACGCCGGCACCGCGGAGGAGGACGCGTGA